The stretch of DNA TCGCAGCTCCGCGCGTCAGATCGGCTCGTACCAAATTGCGCAACTCGACCGCGAGAGCGGCCGGCTGCAGATGCGCACACACGAGCACGAGGGCGCTTTCCGCCCAACCGCGAGTCCGGACGGCCGATGGCTCGTGTACGCCACGCGGTACGACGCGCGAGCGGCCCTCAAACTTATCGACCTGGCCACCGGCGAGGATCGTTGGTTGAAGATGGATGTGCAGCGCGACGACAGCGAGGGCGGCGGCGCGCGCGACCGCGACGTGGCGCCAGCGTCCGCCTTCACGCCCGATTCGTCCGCAGTCATCACAACCTATGGCGGCAAGTTCTGGCGGGTGGCCGTCCCCTCAGGCGAAGCGACCGAGATCCCTTTTACCGCGAAGGTCGATCAGCCGCTCGGACCGCTTGTGCGGTTCGACTATCCCATCGACGATCAAAAACTGACCGCGTCGCAGATTCGAGGCGCGCGGCCGTCTCCGAACGGCCAGCGCGTGGCGTTCACCGCACTCGATCGCCTGTATGTGGCGGACCTGCCGCAAGGCAAAGGCACAAGAAAAGAGAAGCCCGCCACGCCCGCACCAACGCCCGCAACTCCGGCCGCAGGCGGGGCTGCGGTAGCTACACCGGCGGCACCCCCTGCACCCGCCACACCTGCGGCTGCACCCACACCGGCCGAGCCTACGCAGACCGCGGCGGCGGTCATCCGCAACGCCCGGAGATTGACGACGGGCACCGATGTTGAACATGAGCCTGTCTGGTCGCCCGATGGCCAGTACATCGCGTACGTGACGTGGAATGACGAAACAGGTGGCGACATCTATCGCGTGCGCGCCGATGGGAGCGGGCAGCCTCAGAAGCTCACACCCGTGTCTGCCTTCTTCGACAAGATCACCTACTCACGCGACGGCTCGCGCATCATCGCGGTGCGCGGTTCCAAGATGCATCGGATGCGCACGCTGGAGGACTTCGGCAACCATAGCTCGGCTGCGGAACTCGAATACGTCTGGTTGCCTGCGGCCGGGGGCGCGCCGACGCGCATCACCTGGGTGGCCAGCGGCGCCACGCAGCAGGGGCGGAATGCGCCACACATTGGTCCCGACCCCGAGCGCATCTATGTGTGGGCCGGGTCCGAGGGTGTGCTCTCAGTGCGCTTCGACGGTACGGACTTCAAGCCGGTGGTGAAGGTCACCGCGCCAGCACCGCCCGGCGGCGGTGGCGGCGCGCCGGATGAGGTGGTGCTCTCTCCCGACGGCAAACGCGCGCTTGTCCGCGCGAATCGCAACGTCTTCATGGTGACCGTGCCCCCCATTGGCGGCGCGGTGCCCACGGTCTCCGCCGCGCCGCCCTCGTCTGTCCCGACGTGGCGACTGACCCGCATTGGTGGCGACTTCGTCGGCTGGACAAACGACAGCACGGCCGCTTTCTATTCGATTGGCCGCAGTTTCTTCCTGCACGATCTGGCGTTTTCAGCCGACGTGGATGCCGTCAACCGGGCCACGGCCGAGGCCGAAGCCGAACGCGCGGCCGCGCCTGCACCCACGCCGGCGCCGGCGCCAGCAACACCGCCCGCGGCGGGCCAGGCCACGACACAGAAGCCCGCAGCGCCCCCCAAGCCGCCCGTCTACGAGTACGAACCGCATCGCGTGGACGTCGAGATCATCGTGGACAAGGACAAGCCGAAGGGAACGATCGTGCTCCGCAATGCGCGGCTCATCACGATGAAGGGCGCAGAAGTCATCACGCGCGGTGACGTAGTCATTACCGACAATCGCATAACGGCCATTGGGCCGTCGGGGAAAGTGGCGATTCCCGCCGGCGCCGTGGTGCGCGACCTCAAGGGCAAGACCGTGATGCCCGGCCTGGTGGACGTGCACGCGCACACCTGGGTGGCCTGGGGCGTTCATCGCGCGCAGGTGTCGCAGTTCCTGGCGCAACTGGCGTACGGCGTCACCACCCAGCGCGATCCGCAGACGTCATCTGAAGATGCGCTCACGTACCAGGACCTGATGGAAACCGGCGAGCTGATTGGCCCCCGCCTCTATTCCACGGGCCCGGGCATCTTTGCGGTGGACAACATCCGGAGCCTTGAAGATGCGCGTGATGTGCTTCGCCGCTACTCGGACCACTACAACACCAAGACCATCAAGCAGTATCTGGCCGGCGACCGGAAGGTGCGCCAGTGGGTGATCATGGCCGCCAAGGAACTGGGCCTCACGCCCACCACCGAGGGCGGGTCCAACTTCACCATGAACCTCACGCTCATGCAGGACGGTTACGCCGGCCTCGAGCATTCACTGCCGATCAGTCCCTTCTACAGCGACGTCGTGAAACTCGGCGCCGCCAGTGGCCTGACGTATACGCCGACGATGATTGTGAGTTACGGAGGACCGACGGGGCTGCAGCACTACCTGACCAGTACAGACCTGGATGCCGACTCGCGCCTGCGCATGTTCACGCCACACGACGAACTCGACAAGTGGAAGCGCACTTCGTATAACCGGCCTGATCAGTATGTGTATCCGCTCCACGCGCAGCAGCTGCGCAAGTGGGTGGAAGGCGGCGGCAAAGCCGGCCTGGGCTCGCATGGTGAAGTGCAGGGCATCGGCACGCACTGGGAGCTGTGGATGATGGCGGCCGGTGGCATGAAGGCGCACGACGCGCTGCGGTCGGCAACCATCGACGGCGCAGAGTCCATCGGCCTGGGCCGCGATATCGGCTCGCTCGAGGTGGGCAAGATGGCAGACCTTCTTGTGCTCGACGCCAACCCGCTGGACGACCTCAAGAATACGGTGAAGATCTCAGAGGTGATGAAAAACGGCCGGCTCTACGACGCGGCCACGCTCAACGAGACGTATCCGCGCAAGAAGGCGCTGGGGCCGCAGTGGTGGTCGAAGGTGGAGCCTACAGTACGCTGACGGCAAAACTCTTCACGGCCGTCGCCTCGTCGTCGAACGATTCGAAGACGAGGAGGATCTTCATCACGCCGAAGAGCCTCGCGCTGCGGTTGGTCATGTTCAGGAGTTTGATGTCGCCGCCCTTTTCGCGCACCGTCTTGAGCTTGGCTACCAGCATGCCGACGCCGGCACTGTCGACTTTGGTGACGCCGGCGAGGTTCAGCAGCAGTTTTCGGCTGCCGGCGTCGAGGAGTGCGTGGACCTTCTTTCGGTACGCGAGGTCTCCGTCGTCGAGCGTGATTTCTCCGGTCAGGTCCAGGACGGTCACGTCGCCCGCTTGACGCTCGTCGATTCGTAGTTTTGAAGTAGTCAGATCCACGGCCGAGATTGTAGCCCGGTTGGCGCCCTTGACCTTCGACGGGCTCAGGTCACCCCGAGTGGGCCGAGGGGTGAAGTTCAGGGCGCCCTACGAGACGCCTGGACGGGCTCGAAGCGGGCGGTGAAGTGCCTGAGCACGGTGGGCGCGTGGGTCATGCGGTAACCGGGCAGCTCAGCGCGCCTTTCGCCGACAGCCGCCACTGTTTCAGCCACGAAGTCGATGTGTGATTGCGTGTAGACGCGGCGAGGGATCGCCAGCCGCACAAGGTCCATCGTGGCAGGCGTCTCTGTACCGTCGGGATGTCGGCCGAACATGACGGTACCAATCTCGACACCGCGCACGCCGCCTTCCAGATACAACGCATTGACGCACGCGATACCCGGATACTGCAACGGCGGAATGTGCGGCAGCATGGCGCGTGCATCGATGTAGATCGCGTGACCGCCCGGCGGCTGGATGATCGGCACCCCTGCGGCTGTCAGCTTCTCGCCGAGGTACGCCGTCGAACGAATGCGGTAGTGCAGGTACGGCTCCTCCACCACTTCTTCAAGCCCGCGGGCGATGGCTTCAAGATCGTAGCCAGCAAGACCGCCGTAGGTGGGGAAGCCCTCCGTGAGAATCAACAGGTTGCGTGCGGCCTCGGCCCACGCATCGTTGTTCATCGCGAGGAAGCCGCCGATGTTTGCCAGGCCGTCCTTTTTCGCCGACATGGTGCAGCCATCAGCGAGCGAAAACATCTCCTGCGCAATCGCCTTCGGCGTGCGGCTCTCCTGGCCCGCCTCGCGTGTCTTGATAAACCACGCATTTTCGGCAAATCGGCACGCGTCCAGGAACAGCGGCTTGTTGAACCGGTCGCACAGCGCGCGCACACCACGCAGGTTCTCGAGCGAGACGGGCTGGCCACCGCCGGAGTTGTTCGTCACCGTAATCATGACGAGCGGCACGCGGTCGCCCTTTTCAGTCAACAGGCGCTCGAGCGCCGCCAGATCCATGTTGCCCTTGAACGGATGCACCAATGACGGGATCCGGCCCTCGGCGATCACCAGGTCCTGCGCCTCCGCCTCTTCCACTTCGATGTTTGCGCGCGTGGTATCGAAGTGGTTGTTGTTGGGGACGATGTGGCCTGGCTTGAGGATGGTGTGAAAGAGGATGCGTTCGGCCGCCCGGCCCTGGTGGGTGGGAATGATGTGCGTGAAGCCGGTGAGGTCGGCCACCACATCCCGGAACCTGTAGAACGAACGGCTGCCGGCGTAACTTTCATCGCCCTGCATCAGCGCGCCCCACTGGGCCGACGACATGGCGCCGGTGCCCGAGTCGGTCAGCAGGTCAATCAGTACGTCCTGGGCGTGCAGCAGAAAGACGTTGTAGCCGGCCTCACGCAGGCGCGCTTCGCGCTCCTCGCGGGTGGTAAACGATATGGCTTCAACCGATTTGATCCGGAATGGTTCGATGATGGTGTGCGGCGGCATCAGTGCGCCGTGCCGGCGCCGCGCAATACGCGGACGTTGCGCACACGCGTGGTGTGCACCCCGTTGCTGAATTCAATGAACATGCCCGGCGCGGCCACCAGATCCGTGAGGATTGCGCGTCCACCCCAGGTGCATCCGGCCACGCGAACAGGGGTGGATTCAAGGCCCTCGGCGGCAAACCAGCCGCCGGCCACCTGGAACCGGCCGTCACCAAGTGCCGCAAGTGAGTAGACGGAGTTCCTGGTTCGCACCACCACCCAGTCGCCGGGCTTGATATCGGCCGCCCACACACCCTGGATGGTGCGGGAGTGGTCTGCGATGCGTTCGAGGGAGTGGGCTCCAGTCATTACCGGTCCGTGTCTTATTATGGTGCACCAACCTGGGAGGAGTTCCAATGCCGTTTTTTACCGTCCGCCGTGCAGCCTTCGCCGCAGTCCTGCTTTTTACGCCCGTTCTGACGTTCGCGGACGGGCAATCTCGCCTGGCGCCGAATGCCGCGCCTCAGGCGGAGCGGCCGTTCGGCACGCTGCGCGATCAGGCCGTGATGCAGCAGGCCTGGCTGAAGCAGCGCCTCGACACGTTTGTGCCGGCGCTGATGCGCAAACACGGCATCGACCTCTGGGTGGTGCCGATGCGCGAATACAACGAAGACCCGATCTTCTCGTCGATCGTCGCGCCCGAAACGTTCGCGGCCCGGCGCCGCACCATCTACGTGCTTTTCGACAAGTGCGCGGCGACAAAAGCGCCGGTCGCCACGGCCTGTGTGGAACGCATTGCCCTGGGTGGCACGTCACAAGGCGGGGTGTGGGAAGCGCGGACGTCCACCAAGCCCGTGGCGGCCGCTGTCGGGGGACGGCAAGCCGAACTCTGGGGTGATGAACAGTGGCAGTTGCTGAAGACCGTCATCGAAGAGCGCAAGCCGGCAGTCATCGGCATCAACCGCTCCACCGTGTTTGCGTTCACCGACGGTCTGACAAGCGGCGAACTGCAGGGCATGACCGCCGCGCTCGGCGCCACATGGGCGTCGAAGTTCAAGGACGCCGAAGGGCTGCCACTCGAGCTCATTGCATCTCGCTTGCCTGACGAGGAAGTGTTCTTCGAGAAGATGACGGCCCTCGTCTGGCAGATGACACAGACGATGTTCTCGGAAAAAGTGATTGTGCCTGGTGAGACACGCACCAGTGACCTGGTGTGGTGGTGGCGCCAGAGGGTGAACGACCAGGGTCTGGGCACGTGGTTCCAGCCAAGCGTCAGCATCCAGCGGCAGGGCGGTGTCACCGGCGACGACCCGGTCATCCAGCGAGGAGACGTGCTCCATTGCGACGTGGGCATCACCGTCGCTCGGCTCAACACCGACACACAACACAACGCCTATGTGTTGAAGGTGGGCGAGACCGACGCACCTGCCGGCCTGAAGAAGGCCCTCGCGAACGCGAACGTGATGCAGGACATCTCGATGTCCGAGATTCGACCCGGCCGCACGGGGAACGAAATTCTGAAGTCGGTGCTCGAGGGCATGACGGCGAAAGGCATCACCGGGACGATGTATTCACATCCGATTGGAGTGCATGGTCACGGCGCGGGTGCGCTGATCGGGCTGTGGGACTACCAGGACGGCGTGCCCGGTCGCGGTGACGCGAAGATCATTCCCTCGATGTGGTACTCGATCGAGTTGCAGGCCACAACGCCTGTGCCCGAGTGGGGCGGCCAGCCTGTGCGCATGGCGCAGGAAGAAGACATGATCATCGCCGCCGACGGCAAGGTGCGGTGGGCGCTCAAACGCCAGGACACCTTGTTCCTGGTGAAGTAAGCGGGTCGAGTGACTAGTCGCCGCGCAGGGCGCGAAGGGGATTGGTGCGCGAGGCACGCCGGGCTGGCAGGTAGCAGGCCAGCATGGCTGCGGCCGACAACACCGCAACGGCCGCACCCATCGTCAGCGGATCCCCTGGACTCACGTCCACAAGCAGACTGCGCATCAGGTGCGTGAGTGGAACCGCGGCGCCGAGGCCCAGTGCTGCGCCCGCGACTACAAGCGCGCCTCCCTCGCGCACAAGCGGTCGAATCACGTCCCAGCGGGTGGCGCCCAGTGCCAGGCGAATCGCGGTCTCTCGGGCGCGCTGCCGGGTGGAAAACGCCATGACGCCGTAGATGCCGAGCACCGCCAGCACGAGGGCGATTGCGCCAAACCCCGTCAGGACGCCCGCGATCA from Acidobacteriota bacterium encodes:
- a CDS encoding PD40 domain-containing protein, with the protein product MFRTARFVAVLIALLFSLTPLPVAQSRQDNDKAAADAIRTKGLPLVTTRTLSFTTSEGTWMSLDLSRDGRTIVFELLGDLYTLPVTGGEATRITSGQAYDMQAAFSPDGKRIVFVSDRNGSENIWIANADGTKARALTTTERENYMSPIWTPDGDYVIAAKGPQLWLYHESGGSGLQMTGAPATPAAAGAPAPAAPPLTGPVFASDPKFLWVNVRGSVPSGFVTRTLGDESDSNYDPHPVDRSSARQIGSYQIAQLDRESGRLQMRTHEHEGAFRPTASPDGRWLVYATRYDARAALKLIDLATGEDRWLKMDVQRDDSEGGGARDRDVAPASAFTPDSSAVITTYGGKFWRVAVPSGEATEIPFTAKVDQPLGPLVRFDYPIDDQKLTASQIRGARPSPNGQRVAFTALDRLYVADLPQGKGTRKEKPATPAPTPATPAAGGAAVATPAAPPAPATPAAAPTPAEPTQTAAAVIRNARRLTTGTDVEHEPVWSPDGQYIAYVTWNDETGGDIYRVRADGSGQPQKLTPVSAFFDKITYSRDGSRIIAVRGSKMHRMRTLEDFGNHSSAAELEYVWLPAAGGAPTRITWVASGATQQGRNAPHIGPDPERIYVWAGSEGVLSVRFDGTDFKPVVKVTAPAPPGGGGGAPDEVVLSPDGKRALVRANRNVFMVTVPPIGGAVPTVSAAPPSSVPTWRLTRIGGDFVGWTNDSTAAFYSIGRSFFLHDLAFSADVDAVNRATAEAEAERAAAPAPTPAPAPATPPAAGQATTQKPAAPPKPPVYEYEPHRVDVEIIVDKDKPKGTIVLRNARLITMKGAEVITRGDVVITDNRITAIGPSGKVAIPAGAVVRDLKGKTVMPGLVDVHAHTWVAWGVHRAQVSQFLAQLAYGVTTQRDPQTSSEDALTYQDLMETGELIGPRLYSTGPGIFAVDNIRSLEDARDVLRRYSDHYNTKTIKQYLAGDRKVRQWVIMAAKELGLTPTTEGGSNFTMNLTLMQDGYAGLEHSLPISPFYSDVVKLGAASGLTYTPTMIVSYGGPTGLQHYLTSTDLDADSRLRMFTPHDELDKWKRTSYNRPDQYVYPLHAQQLRKWVEGGGKAGLGSHGEVQGIGTHWELWMMAAGGMKAHDALRSATIDGAESIGLGRDIGSLEVGKMADLLVLDANPLDDLKNTVKISEVMKNGRLYDAATLNETYPRKKALGPQWWSKVEPTVR
- a CDS encoding aminopeptidase P family protein, encoding MPFFTVRRAAFAAVLLFTPVLTFADGQSRLAPNAAPQAERPFGTLRDQAVMQQAWLKQRLDTFVPALMRKHGIDLWVVPMREYNEDPIFSSIVAPETFAARRRTIYVLFDKCAATKAPVATACVERIALGGTSQGGVWEARTSTKPVAAAVGGRQAELWGDEQWQLLKTVIEERKPAVIGINRSTVFAFTDGLTSGELQGMTAALGATWASKFKDAEGLPLELIASRLPDEEVFFEKMTALVWQMTQTMFSEKVIVPGETRTSDLVWWWRQRVNDQGLGTWFQPSVSIQRQGGVTGDDPVIQRGDVLHCDVGITVARLNTDTQHNAYVLKVGETDAPAGLKKALANANVMQDISMSEIRPGRTGNEILKSVLEGMTAKGITGTMYSHPIGVHGHGAGALIGLWDYQDGVPGRGDAKIIPSMWYSIELQATTPVPEWGGQPVRMAQEEDMIIAADGKVRWALKRQDTLFLVK
- a CDS encoding tryptophanase, translated to MPPHTIIEPFRIKSVEAISFTTREEREARLREAGYNVFLLHAQDVLIDLLTDSGTGAMSSAQWGALMQGDESYAGSRSFYRFRDVVADLTGFTHIIPTHQGRAAERILFHTILKPGHIVPNNNHFDTTRANIEVEEAEAQDLVIAEGRIPSLVHPFKGNMDLAALERLLTEKGDRVPLVMITVTNNSGGGQPVSLENLRGVRALCDRFNKPLFLDACRFAENAWFIKTREAGQESRTPKAIAQEMFSLADGCTMSAKKDGLANIGGFLAMNNDAWAEAARNLLILTEGFPTYGGLAGYDLEAIARGLEEVVEEPYLHYRIRSTAYLGEKLTAAGVPIIQPPGGHAIYIDARAMLPHIPPLQYPGIACVNALYLEGGVRGVEIGTVMFGRHPDGTETPATMDLVRLAIPRRVYTQSHIDFVAETVAAVGERRAELPGYRMTHAPTVLRHFTARFEPVQASRRAP
- a CDS encoding STAS domain-containing protein — translated: MDLTTSKLRIDERQAGDVTVLDLTGEITLDDGDLAYRKKVHALLDAGSRKLLLNLAGVTKVDSAGVGMLVAKLKTVREKGGDIKLLNMTNRSARLFGVMKILLVFESFDDEATAVKSFAVSVL